AGTACCGCGTTCGTGGGAACCTCTCGGTGGACGAGTACGGTGCGAACCTCGAAGCCGACGAGTTCGAAGAGTCTGACGACGACCCGGCCGACCGTGCGATGGCCATCCTCACGGAGGTGGGTGCATGAGTTCCTCACCAGTCGTTGGAACGCGCGAAGTCGCCTACCGCGTCTTCGCCGCCGAGTTCGACGACGCGTCGCTTTCGTACTCCGAGAGTGACGAAGAGCGCGCACCGAACTACGTCGTCACGCCGACGGGTGCGCGCCTCAACCGGACGTTCGTCGCGGGCGCGCTCACCGAAGTCGAGCATGTCAACGACGAGGTGCTCCGCGGTCGTATCGCCGACCCGACGGGCGCGTTCGTCACCTACGCCGGGCAGTATCAACCCGACCCGATGGCGTTCTTAGACCAGGCGACGCCGCCGGCGTTCGTCGCACTCGCAGGGAAGGCCCGGACGTACCAACCGGACGACTCCGACGTCGTCTACACGTCGATTCGCCCGGAGAGCATCAACACCATCGACGCCGACGTGCGGGACCGATGGCTGGTCTCGACGGCCGAGGCGACGCTCGAACGCATCGCGGTGTTCGACGAAGCACTCTCGATGCCGCAGCGCGGTGACGAACTTCGCCGCGTCCTCGAAGCACGAGGCGTCGAATCGACGCTCGCAGCGGGTATCCCACGGGCAATCGACCACTACGGGACGACCCGTGCGTACCTCGAAGCAGTCCGAACGCTCGCCGTCGAGGCATTGGAACTGGTTGCGGGCGAACGCGACCAGGTCGAAGACCTCGCAGTGTCGCCGGGCGACGAGGGCGACGTGACGCTCGGGTCCCTGCCCGAACTCGACCTTCTGCCGGCCGACAGCGTCGACATCGGTCCTGCTCCCGAAGAAACGGTGACAGCAGCCGAAGAATCGGACGACGCAGCGGTGTCCGAATCTGTCGAAGCAGAGTCTGAAACGGCGGAGCCTGAGACAGCAGACTCCGTCGAGGCCGAACCCGAGACGGCGGACTCTGTAGAAGCCGAAGCCGAGGCCTCCGAAGCCGAGGCCTCCGAAGCCGCCGAAATCGAAGCGGATGCCGAACCCGTCGCTGCTGAAGCGACGACCGCTGGGACGGCGGAAGCAGAACCTGTGTCCGAGACCACTGCTGACTCGGAACCCGTGACGGCCGAGACGGAATCCGTGTCCACCGAACCGGACGCAGCCTCTGCCACGCCAGACCCCGAACCCGAGTCTGAACCCTCGGACACGTCGTCGACGGGCGGTTCGCTCGGCGACTTCGAAGACGACGTCGTCGCAGACGACGACCCCCTCGACGAACCTTCACTCGACGAGTTGGGTGACTTCGACGACGACCTCCCAGACATCGAGGAGGCCGACGTGGAGACCGACCCAGTGTCTGAGACGGAAGACTCGACTGCTGAGGCAGCGGCTGACACGGAGTCGGTCGACGACACGACTGCAGACTCGGCGACCGAAGCAACCGACCCGTCGGCGATGTACGAACTCGACGACGACGAGCGCGCCGAAATCGAATCCGAGTTCGGCACGGAGTTCACGAGTGGGTCGGACGTCGACCCCGCCGGCGAGGCGGACATCGACGTCCCCGACGTCGAAGAACTCTCCGAGCAGGTGGAAGACGAACCTGAACCGGCAGCAGACCCTGAACCCGTTTCCGAGCCCGTCGAGACCGAGTCCGAACCGACCGACGCGGAACCCGAGTCCGATGACGACACGCCCGCTGAAGACGTCAACCTCGAAGTGGCAGTCGTCGAAGCGATGGAAGACATCGACGACGGCGACGGTGCGGCACACGACGACGTCGTCGCCGCCGTCGTCGACGAGTACGGCGTCGACCCCGGCTCGGTCGAAGACGCCATTCAGGACGCGCTCCTCGGTGGTCGCTGCTACGAACCGCAAGACGACGTGCTGAAGGCCATCTGAGGCCGTGTCCGGCCCGCTCGTCGAACCGATTCCCGGCGAACCCGCTGCCGTCGCGCAGACCACTCGCCGCGGATTCCCAGAGCGGTCGCTCGTCATCGCCGACTACCACGCCGGTATCGAGGCTGGACTGCGGTACGAGCGCGGGGTCGAACTCCCGTCGAACGCCGCGGTTCGTCGCGAGCGACTCTGCTCACTTCTCGACCGAACAGGTGCAGACCGCCTCGTCGTCCTCGGTGACTTAGGCCACCGCATCGGCGAGCCGAAGGGTGCGGAAGCCGAGGAGTTGACCGACTTCGTGGAGACCGTTACCGACCGGGCCGAGATAACGCTCGTCCCCGGCAACCACGACGGCGGCCTCGCGGACTTTTTTGACGACCGAGTCGAGGTGACAGACCGGTCTGGTGTCAGACTCGGCGACGTCGGATTCTGTCACGGCCACACGTGGCCCTCTCGGGACGTCCTCGCCGCCGACGTGGTCTGTTCGGCGCACGAACACCCGGCGGTCAGACTCGAAGACGAAGTCGGCGGGGCGCGAAAAGAGCGCGTCTGGCTCCGCGGGTCGCTCGTCCCGGACGTGTTCGCGGAACACTTCGACGTAGACGTTTCCGAACTGGAGTGGCACGACCCGGAGTTCGTGATGTTTCCGGCGTTCAACAACACCTCCGGTGGGACGTGGGTCAACGTCCCCGGTCAGGGATTCCTCTCACCGTTTCTGCCGGATGGACTCGTCGATGGTGAGGCGTACCTGTTGGACGGGACGCGGTTGGGTGACTATCGGCGGGTGTAGACTCACTACCCTCACGAACCTCCGCACACGATTTCCGGTCACCCCCGCCCCGAGCGGTGTGCTTAATCACCTCGAACGGTAACCTCGGGCGATGTCAGACGGCGAGGCCGCCGCTGGGATGGACGCGTTTACGACGCTCTCGTCACCCGTCCGTGCGGCGCTCTCGGAACGTGGATTCACGACACCGACAGAGCCACAGCGTCGGGCGATTCCACCGCTGGCCGATGGAAAAAACGGGCTCATCATCGCACCGACCGGAACCGGAAAGACGGAGACGGCGATGTTGCCTGTTTTCTCGGCCATCAGTGAGGCCGAGGACCGGTTCGGTATCTCTGCACTCTACATCACGCCGCTTCGGGCGCTGAACCGCGACATGCGCGAGCGGCTCGACTGGTGGGGAGCGGTACTCGATATCGATATCGACGTTCGACACGGCGACACCACACAGTACCAGCGACAGAAGCAGGCGAACGACCCGCCGGACGTGCTGGTGACGACGCCCGAGACGTTGCAGGCGATGCTCACGGGGAAGAAGTTGCGGAAGGCCCTCTCCGACGTGCATCACGTCGTCGTCGACGAGGTTCACGAACTGGCCTCGGCCAAACGCGGGGCGCAGTTGACCATCGGATTAGAGCGTCTTCGGGAACTCGCGGGACCCTTCCAGCGAATCGGTCTCTCGGCAACTGTTGGGTCGCCCGCCGAAGTGGGGAAGTTCCTCACCGGGGACCGCGACTTCGAAATCATCGAAGTCGACGTGGACAACCGCGTGGAGTTCGACGTGGTCCGTCCCGAGGTGACGAAGGAAGACGAACGCCTCGCAGGCCGTCTCGCGACCGACCCCGAGATCGCGAGTCACGTCCGGACGATACGCGACATCGTCCAAAGCCACGAATCGGTGCTCGTCTTCGTCAACACCCGGCAGACTGCGGAAGCACTCGGGTCGCGGTTCAAGGCGCTCGACGATCCCATCGAAGTCCACCACGGGTCGCTCTCGAAAGACGTCCGTATCGACGTCGAAGACCGGTTCAAAAGCGGTGAGTTGGACGCGCTCATCTGTACGTCGTCGATGGAACTCGGCATCGACGTGGGCCGCGTCGACCACGTCGTCCAATACAACAGTCCCCGTGAAGTCTCCCGACTCCTCCAGCGAGTCGGCCGCGCTGGGCACCGACTCGGCGTCGTCTCCCGTGGGACCATCATCACTGACCACCCCGACGACACGATGGAGGCCCTCGCTATCGCCCGGCGGGCGGAGTCAGGGGCGGTCGAACCCGCCCGCGTACACCACGGCAGTCTCGACACCGTCGCCAACCAAATCGTCGGCGTCGTCATGGACTACGGCGACGTCTCTGCCCGGCGAACCTACGAAATCGTCACTCGGGCGTACCCGTTCCGTGACCTCTCTGAAGACGACTTCCGCGCCGTCGTCCGCGAACTCTCACAGAATCGATTGCTCTGGTTAGACGAAGACAAGGACCTCTTAGAGAAGTCGAGTGGGACGTGGCAGTACTTCTATGCGAACCTCTCGATGATTCCTGACGAGGAGACGTACGACGTCCACGACATCTCCTCACGGCGGCAAATCGGGACGCTCGACGAGAAGTTCGTCCTCAACTTCGCCTCGCCGGGCGCGACCTTCATCCAACGTGGTGAGATGTGGCGCGTCAACGACGTCGACGACGAGGAAGCACGAGTGAACGTCTCGCCAATCGAAGACCCCGGCGGCGAGGTGCCGTCGTGGGTCGGGTCCGAGATTCCAGTCCCCGCACCGGTCGCCGGCGAGGTGGGAGAACTCCGTGACGTGGCAGCACCGCAGTTCGAATCCGGGGCAGACCGAGACAGCGTCGCCCGCGACATCGCACAGCGGTATCCGACTGACGCGGCAACCGTGTCGACTGCGCTCGGCCCCATCGAACGACAGGTCGAGGCAGATGCGCCGATTCCGACCGCCACTCGCCTCGTCCTCGAAGGCTCACCGCGAAAGGTGACGCTGAACTCCTGTTACGGCCACCGGGTGAACGAGACGCTCGGCCGACTCCTCTCGGCGCTCATCGGCCAGCGAACCGGGTCGTCGGTCGGGATGGAAGTCGACCCGTACCGCGTCGAGTTCGACGTGCCGGGGAAGGTGAGTCCGACGACGTTCGCCGAGGTCCTTCGTGAGACGGACCCAGCGCACGTCGAGGCACTCCTCGAACTGGCGCTCAAGCGCTCCGACTCGCTGAAGTTCACGCTCGCGCAGGTCGCCGCGAAGTTCGGGGCGCTCAAACGCTGGCAGGGGAAGGGTCGCTTCGGCGGTGACCGACTGCTCGCCGCGCTCGAAGACACGCCAGTGTACGACGAGGCCGTCAGAGAGGTGTTCCACACCGATCTCGCCGTCGAGGAGACGGTCGAACTCCTCCGGCGAGTCCACGAGGGCGACGTAGAACTCGTCGTCGCCCGTGAACCGACGCCAATCGGGACCGGTGGCCGCGGGTCGGGAACCGACCTGCTCGTCCCAGAGAACGCCGACGCGAGCGTCATCCAGACGATTCGGGACCGGATTCAGAACGACCGGGTGTTGCTCGCGTGTCTCCACTGTAAGGAGTGGACGCGGAAGACGAAGGTCGAGCGCGTCAGGGACCCACCGGAGTGTCCGCAGTGTGGGGCGACGCGAATCGCCGCGCTGAACCCGTGGGACGAAGAGACGGTGAAGGCGGTTCGTGCCCCGGAGAAGGACGAAGAACAAGAGCGACTCACGAAACGCGCGTATCGCTCGGCGAGTCTGGTGCAGGCCCACGGCAAGAAAGCAGTCATCGCCCTCGCAGCGCGGGGCGTCGGCCCGCACAACGCGGCACGCATCATCAACAAACTCCGTGAAGACGAAGACGACTTCTACCGCGATATTCTCGAACGGGAGCGAGAGTACGCCCGGACGCAATCGTTCTGGGACTGATTCTGAGACCGATTACTCTGCGACCGCCCACTCGTCGAGAATCGCCGTTACGGCGGTTCTGAGCGCCTCGAAGTCCTGCATCGTGATGCCGTCCGTCGTGACGAACACGCCCATGTCTTCGACCGTGATGCGGACGAGGTAGCCGTTTTCGAACACGCGGATGGTGTACTGATAGTCGCCGAGTTCGGACCCGCGATAGGCATCCTGTGTCATCTTGAAGTCGTGCCACTCGTTTCCGATGAACGAGTTCAGGTCGGCCTCCTGTTCGAGGTCGCCGCGGAGGTACACTTGCAGGTAGTCGAATCGGTTGAAGTACGTCAGCGACCGCAGACTGTCACCAGCGGCCGTTCGACACGTCGAAATCAGCTTTTGCTGTGCTTCCTCGGGGAGCAGATTTGACATCAGTGTCCGGTGTGTGACCAACTACCAAATAGGCGGCGCCTCCGGCAGGCGACGTGTCAGTGGGCGTCGTCTCTTCGACGCGGTCGGTGCCGCCTGCCCGTCTCACTCCGACGAGTAAGCGTCGCGGTAGTCACGCTCTCGTCGAATGAGTTCCTCGACGCCGTATTCGAGGATGTCCGCCCCGAGCGACGTCGCGCGGTAGTAGGCGAACAACCCGTCTTCGTCAGCGCGAGTTCGTTTTCGCTTCTCCACGAGGCCGACGTCGACGAGTTTCCGGAGGTGGTAGTGGAGCGTGTTCGCCCGCACGTCGAGGGCGTCTTCCAGCTCTTTCGGACTTCGCTCGCCGAAATGGACCAACCGGTACAGGAGGGTAAATCGAGTTCTATCACCGAGTGCCGCCTGCATGTCGAGGTACTCGTCCAGCGTGAGGACGCTCGTCGACGGCAGTAACTCGGCGGGGTCTTCGGGCAGTCCGTCCGAGTCGACCGGTGAGTTCGTCGCCATCTCAGTTCGATAGATGCGGTAACTCGACTTAACAGTTCTTGAGTCGAACATCACTGAAAAGGCCGTTTTTTATATATGTGTTCGGTCAGTACGGCCTCACATGCGCGACTCCATCACACGAGACGACATTCGAGCGTCGCTCGGACGCACCACCTACGACCGGTTTCTCGTCTACGTGATGGGTCCCTACAAATCGTTCAACCTGAACTACGTCCTCTCGGAGCAGGAACTGAGAGACATCGACATCGAGGACCTTCCGGGGCCGATTCGGCGGTTGTTCGCCGCACGCGACGACATCGACGACGCGCTCGCCCTCCTTCGCAGACTCCAAGGGTCACTGCGTGCCGACCCGGGCGTGAACGCGTTCCTCGCCGTCGATGTGGATATCGACACCGACGAAGTCGACGCCGCGACACAGAGCATCGCCTTCGCGCGGGCGAGCAACGCAACCGTGTTCGTCCTCCCCTTCCTCGGGCACAACTTCGGCGTCGGCGAAGAAGCAGGGTCGGTCCTCGAACGCCTCTCTGAGACGCACGGCGACCGAATCGTCTTCGTCCACGAAGCCTCGGTCACGAGTGAGATGATTCGTGCGGCACGAGCGCGCTGGGACCTCCGCGTGGAGACGTACGACGACGAAGCAGAGCTACGCAAACGAATCCGCCTCTTCGTCGCCGACGTGATGAACCGGGAACTCTACGGAGAGTTGGAGCGACTCGACTAGATTGCTCATCGCTACCAACTAGCTCATCACACTTTTTTGACATTCTCACGAATTGTACGTCGTCATGCCCGACGATGCGCTCGGACAGGCGATGCTCGACCGGATGCGCGGATGCGTTCGCGCGCAGTGTGTCTACCGTGACGGGGACGACGTTGGCGACGCCCACATCTACGAACACTATCTGGTCCCACAGGAGCGCTGGCCTGACGAGAAGTGGGAGTTCGTCGGCTCACTGCGGACTCCCATGCTAGATGTCGGCTGTGGCGCGGGTCAACACGCGCTCGCCGTCCAGGAACGCGGTGACGTGGTTGCCTTCGACGTGAGTCCGAACGCAGTTCGTACGGCACGGGAACGGGGCGTCGAGACGGTGTTCGTCGGGGATATGTTCGAACGCAGTCTCTGTACGAGCCAGTTCGAGACAGTTCTCGCAAATGGGACACAGACCGGACTCGTCTCCACTCTCGAGCACCTCGCCGACCTGTTGGTGTCGCTGGATTCGTGTACGACGTCGAAAGGAGAACTCGTCGTCGACTCGTACGACCCGACGCGAATCGTCCCCGACGAGTTTTTTGGGTACAGACCTGACCCACGGCCCGGACTCGCTCGTCGGACGTTCCACGTCGAATACGGTGGCTTGCGAGGACCTGACCTCGAATTTCTCCTGCTCTCACCGGACCGCCTCAGAACGGCCGCAGGTGCTGCGGGTCTGGACGTAGAGCACGTTCACTATCCCACCACCAAATCGAGTTACTACAGGGCACGAATCCGCTAACTTTCGGGGTTGTACTCGCCCTATTCCCACCGATTCGTCGCCTCGTTCCGTCGGGGAAGGAACGGGAGCAACAACGCGACGACGAACACGATGGCCGCGATGACGAGATAGGAAGGCGTCGTCAGGACGAGGACGACGAGTGAGAAAACCGACGCCTGTCCGGCGTTGACCGCCATCACCGCTGCCGAATCGTTGTTCATCAGCACGAGGAACATGAAGATGACCTCGGCGAACGCCACTCTGAGTCCCGCCTTCGTGAACCACCACCCCGCAGAGAGCGGACCGCCAGTGAGCGCATTCAACTCGCGTCGGACTTTTCGTCGCCACGCGGCGTTCATGACACACCACTGTTGCATGTGAACATGACACGTGATTGGTCGGCAGAGAAGATAGTTTTCGCTGTCAGGAGAGCGTCGGTGAGACCGACCCGAGCGCCGCGTTGAAGTGGTCGCGTGTGATGCGAATCTCGTCTGCGTGCTCGTTTGCAGTCGTCCCTTCGTAGGCGTCGGCGACATCTTGGATGGCCCTGAGTGCGGCCTCCCGGCAGACTGCGGCGACGTCTGCGCCAGTGTAGCCGTCCATGTGAGCGGCCACGTCGTTCAGGTCGACATCGGAACTGAGGGGCTTGTCTCGGACGTGAACGTCGAGAATCGCCCGACGCGCCTCGATGTCGGGTGCAGGAACTTCGACGTGTGTCTCCAGTCGCCCGGGGCGGAGGAGCGCCGGGTCGAGGGCGTCACGCCGGTTCGTCGCCGCGAGGACGACGAGGTTCGGGTTGTCCGCGGCGTTGTCCATCTCGGTCAGGAGTTGCGAGACCACGCGTTCGGTGACGCCGGAGTCAGACCCCATCGAGTCTCGGTTCGTCGCGAGCGCGTCTATCTCGTCGAAGAAGAGGATGCTCGGCGCGGCCTGTCGGGCACGGTCGAACACCTCGCGGACGGACTTCTCAGACTCGCCGACGTAGCGGTCGAGGAGTTCCGGCCCTGCGACGTGGATGAAGTTGACCTCGCTTTCGGCCGCAATCGCGCGGGCGAGGAGCGTCTTTCCTGTTCCCGGTGGGCCGTAGAGGAGGAGGCCTGTCGGCGGGTCCGTCGCTGCCGCTTCGAAGAGTGGTGCGTAGGTCAACGGCCACGTGACGGCGCGTTCGAGCGTCCGTTTCACGTCGTCGAGGCCGCCGACGGCCTCGAAGCCCTTCGTCGGTTGTTCGGCGACGTACTCACGCATCGCAGAGGGTTCGACCGACGCCATCGCCGACTCGAAGTCGCCCCGCGTCACCGTCAGGTCGGCGACCGAAACGCCGTCACCGGACCGACGGGAGCGACGAAGTGCAGTCATGGCTGCCTCTTTCGCCAGCGATTCGAGGTCAGCACCGACGAATCCGTGTGTCCGCGAGGCGAGTCGGTCGATGTCGACGTCGTCTGCCAGCGGCATCTGGCGGGTGTGCACGTCGAGAATCTCACGTCGGCCGGCCACGTTCGGGACGCCAATCTCTATCTCGCGGTCGAATCGTCCACCGCGGCGGAGCGCCGGGTCGAGGCTATCGACGCGGTTCGTCGCGCCGATGACGACCACGTCTCCACGGGCGTCGAGGCCGTCCATGAGCGAGAGAAGTTGTCCGACGATGCGATTTTCGACGTCTCCCGCGTCGTCACGTTTCGACGCAATCGAGTCGATTTCGTCGAAGAAGATGATGCTCGGCGAGCGCTCGCGAGCCTCTTTGAACACCTCTCGGAGTTTCTCTTCGGACTCGCCTTTGTACTTCGAGAGCACTTCGGGCCCCGAAATCGTGATGAACGTCGCGTCGACTTCGTTGGCGACGGCTTTCGCGATGAGCGTCTTTCCGGTCCCCGGCGGGCCATGGAGGAGCACGCCTTTCGGCGGTTCGATGCCGAGGTGAGCGAATACCTCCGGTTCCGAAAGTGGGAGTTCTATCATCTCCCGGACGAGGTCGAGTTCGTTGTCGAGGCCACCGATGTCTTCGTAGGTCACGCCCGTCGCGCGCCCCTGGCTCCCCTCACCATCGCTGCCCGTCATACTCTTCACGGCATCTCGAACTGCCTCACTCGCACCTTTCGACTCTGTCGCGGTCACAGAGACCTTCGTGGCGTCGGTGACGCGAACGACACCGCTCGGTTTGGTCTCGCTCACGACGAGGGCGGCACCGCCGAGGCGCTCGACACGAACGCGGTCACCTGCCCGTAGGGGCCGATTCCGAATCTCGGATTTCACCACCTCTTCGATGGTCTCGCGGCTAACGCTAGTTCGCTCGAACGCGCTGGGCCCGGCGAGTGTCACCGCCGTGGCGTCGTCGACGTCTATCTTCTGGACGCGGACGGTGTCCCCGATTTTCACGCCAGCGTTCGCTCGCGTGTCGGCATCGACGAGAATCTCGCCGGCGTCGGCGCCGGGGCGAGCAGGCCACATCTTCGCGACTGTCTCGCGAGTCCCTTCGATGACCACTGTCTCGCCGCTCAACACGCTGAGTTCCCGGCGTGCAGTCTCCGGGAGGCGGGCGATGCCGCGACCCGCGTCGCGTTTTTCAGCGGCGCGGACCACGAGTGTCACCCCGTCTTCGGTCATAGCAGTGGTTTCGGCACCACGAGCCTTGAGGGTTCGCCCGGGGTAACCGTTTTCCGGACTCGTGTGATAGCTCTACACATGGTGACCACGACGAAAAAAGACGGTGAGACGTGGTTCCAGTGTGAAGAGTGCGGGATGCTGTTCGACGTCGAAGTCGACGCAAAAGCACACGAAGAGAACTGCGACACGGATAGCCCGTCGTACCTGCAGTAAGTCGCCCACGGGAGGACGTGGGAGTCTGCTGTGGGGAGACTACTCGGGGTCGTGTTCGGCGGCGATTCGCTCTGCGTGTTCGAGGGACGTCGCTCGCTCCCATCGGACGCGCTCGCCATCGCCGTAGGCGAGTACTTCTTTCAACTCGTCACGGAGGACGCCCACGCCGCGGCCGACGAGTTCGCCATCTGCGTCACCGAGTTCGTAGTAGCCGTAGGCTTCTGGCGCCTTCCCAATCGTCTGCTTCTCCAGTGGCTCCCATCGTTTCCGGAGCATCACTCAGAGACGAACTCGTAGGCGTTCTCGCTCCAATCGTCTTCGACGAAGACGAACACACGGCCACGAGCGACGTCTGGCTCCGCCTCGATTTCGAATCGGTGGCCGGGAAGGCGACGGACGACGACGCCGGGGAACAGTTCTTCTTCTTCGCCTTCGGCGAGGATGACGCGGCCGACACCGCTCGATTCGAGCACGTCGTCGTGCGTCTTGAGGTCGTTTACGTACATCATCACACCTTCCGTCTCGGTCGGGTCGGTGACGAGGACGTGGACTTCCTTTCCGGGCGGCGTGTTCAGCGTGCCCGTGGTTGCCTCGGGGACGCCTCGGTAGACTGTCGACCGATTGTCGATGTACTCCACTTCGACGCCGTAGTCGTGGAGTTCGATGCCGAGGGTACTCGGGGCGATATCGTTCCGGGCGCTCATACCACGCGATAACGCCGGAACGGTGAAAAGGAACGCGATACCGCCCATCGAACTGGTGGCGATGTGCCGCCCGCAACTGACTCGGAGTCGGCAGAGAGACCACCAGCCAACACCGGTTGATATGGCACCGACCGCCACTTCTTTCTCTCCGCTCGTTTCGGTAGAGGTATGCACGGCCGAGCCACCGCCCTCGGAGCGGGAACTGTCTTGAACGCCCTCGCGACGGGCACTGGCTCCGCGTTCGCTATCGACGCAGAGACCACCGCGACGGTCGAGTTAGACGAATCGGACCGCGTTCGCGGGACCATCGCGGAGGCACCAGACGCCGACACGCGACTCATCGAGCGCTGCGTCGAACTCGTCGTCGAGGAGTTCGGTGACGGCGAAGCCGGGGCTGTCGAGACGGAAAGCGACGTGCCGATGGCCGCTGGCCTCAAGAGTTCCAGCGCTGCCGCAAACGCGACGATTCTCGCCGCACTCGACGCAGTCGGTGCTTCGGTCGGCCCCGCACCGGACGACGACATCTCCCGTATCGACGCCTGCCGACTCGGTGTCCGCGCGGCCCGTGAAGTGGGCGTCACTGTCACCGGAGCGTTCGACGACGCCGCCGCCTCGATGCTCGGTGGGGTCGTCGTCACCGACAACACAGAAGACGAACTCGTCGTCCGCGACGAAGTCGACTGGGACGTTCTCGTGTGGACGCCGCCGGAACGCGCCTACAGCGCCGACGCCGACGTCTC
The genomic region above belongs to Haloferax marinisediminis and contains:
- a CDS encoding rpa-associated protein; this translates as MSSSPVVGTREVAYRVFAAEFDDASLSYSESDEERAPNYVVTPTGARLNRTFVAGALTEVEHVNDEVLRGRIADPTGAFVTYAGQYQPDPMAFLDQATPPAFVALAGKARTYQPDDSDVVYTSIRPESINTIDADVRDRWLVSTAEATLERIAVFDEALSMPQRGDELRRVLEARGVESTLAAGIPRAIDHYGTTRAYLEAVRTLAVEALELVAGERDQVEDLAVSPGDEGDVTLGSLPELDLLPADSVDIGPAPEETVTAAEESDDAAVSESVEAESETAEPETADSVEAEPETADSVEAEAEASEAEASEAAEIEADAEPVAAEATTAGTAEAEPVSETTADSEPVTAETESVSTEPDAASATPDPEPESEPSDTSSTGGSLGDFEDDVVADDDPLDEPSLDELGDFDDDLPDIEEADVETDPVSETEDSTAEAAADTESVDDTTADSATEATDPSAMYELDDDERAEIESEFGTEFTSGSDVDPAGEADIDVPDVEELSEQVEDEPEPAADPEPVSEPVETESEPTDAEPESDDDTPAEDVNLEVAVVEAMEDIDDGDGAAHDDVVAAVVDEYGVDPGSVEDAIQDALLGGRCYEPQDDVLKAI
- a CDS encoding metallophosphoesterase, with translation MSGPLVEPIPGEPAAVAQTTRRGFPERSLVIADYHAGIEAGLRYERGVELPSNAAVRRERLCSLLDRTGADRLVVLGDLGHRIGEPKGAEAEELTDFVETVTDRAEITLVPGNHDGGLADFFDDRVEVTDRSGVRLGDVGFCHGHTWPSRDVLAADVVCSAHEHPAVRLEDEVGGARKERVWLRGSLVPDVFAEHFDVDVSELEWHDPEFVMFPAFNNTSGGTWVNVPGQGFLSPFLPDGLVDGEAYLLDGTRLGDYRRV
- a CDS encoding DEAD/DEAH box helicase, encoding MSDGEAAAGMDAFTTLSSPVRAALSERGFTTPTEPQRRAIPPLADGKNGLIIAPTGTGKTETAMLPVFSAISEAEDRFGISALYITPLRALNRDMRERLDWWGAVLDIDIDVRHGDTTQYQRQKQANDPPDVLVTTPETLQAMLTGKKLRKALSDVHHVVVDEVHELASAKRGAQLTIGLERLRELAGPFQRIGLSATVGSPAEVGKFLTGDRDFEIIEVDVDNRVEFDVVRPEVTKEDERLAGRLATDPEIASHVRTIRDIVQSHESVLVFVNTRQTAEALGSRFKALDDPIEVHHGSLSKDVRIDVEDRFKSGELDALICTSSMELGIDVGRVDHVVQYNSPREVSRLLQRVGRAGHRLGVVSRGTIITDHPDDTMEALAIARRAESGAVEPARVHHGSLDTVANQIVGVVMDYGDVSARRTYEIVTRAYPFRDLSEDDFRAVVRELSQNRLLWLDEDKDLLEKSSGTWQYFYANLSMIPDEETYDVHDISSRRQIGTLDEKFVLNFASPGATFIQRGEMWRVNDVDDEEARVNVSPIEDPGGEVPSWVGSEIPVPAPVAGEVGELRDVAAPQFESGADRDSVARDIAQRYPTDAATVSTALGPIERQVEADAPIPTATRLVLEGSPRKVTLNSCYGHRVNETLGRLLSALIGQRTGSSVGMEVDPYRVEFDVPGKVSPTTFAEVLRETDPAHVEALLELALKRSDSLKFTLAQVAAKFGALKRWQGKGRFGGDRLLAALEDTPVYDEAVREVFHTDLAVEETVELLRRVHEGDVELVVAREPTPIGTGGRGSGTDLLVPENADASVIQTIRDRIQNDRVLLACLHCKEWTRKTKVERVRDPPECPQCGATRIAALNPWDEETVKAVRAPEKDEEQERLTKRAYRSASLVQAHGKKAVIALAARGVGPHNAARIINKLREDEDDFYRDILEREREYARTQSFWD
- a CDS encoding DUF7522 family protein, producing the protein MSNLLPEEAQQKLISTCRTAAGDSLRSLTYFNRFDYLQVYLRGDLEQEADLNSFIGNEWHDFKMTQDAYRGSELGDYQYTIRVFENGYLVRITVEDMGVFVTTDGITMQDFEALRTAVTAILDEWAVAE
- a CDS encoding ArsR/SmtB family transcription factor — protein: MATNSPVDSDGLPEDPAELLPSTSVLTLDEYLDMQAALGDRTRFTLLYRLVHFGERSPKELEDALDVRANTLHYHLRKLVDVGLVEKRKRTRADEDGLFAYYRATSLGADILEYGVEELIRRERDYRDAYSSE
- a CDS encoding DUF7509 family protein — its product is MRDSITRDDIRASLGRTTYDRFLVYVMGPYKSFNLNYVLSEQELRDIDIEDLPGPIRRLFAARDDIDDALALLRRLQGSLRADPGVNAFLAVDVDIDTDEVDAATQSIAFARASNATVFVLPFLGHNFGVGEEAGSVLERLSETHGDRIVFVHEASVTSEMIRAARARWDLRVETYDDEAELRKRIRLFVADVMNRELYGELERLD
- a CDS encoding class I SAM-dependent methyltransferase, whose translation is MPDDALGQAMLDRMRGCVRAQCVYRDGDDVGDAHIYEHYLVPQERWPDEKWEFVGSLRTPMLDVGCGAGQHALAVQERGDVVAFDVSPNAVRTARERGVETVFVGDMFERSLCTSQFETVLANGTQTGLVSTLEHLADLLVSLDSCTTSKGELVVDSYDPTRIVPDEFFGYRPDPRPGLARRTFHVEYGGLRGPDLEFLLLSPDRLRTAAGAAGLDVEHVHYPTTKSSYYRARIR
- a CDS encoding CDC48 family AAA ATPase, with the protein product MTEDGVTLVVRAAEKRDAGRGIARLPETARRELSVLSGETVVIEGTRETVAKMWPARPGADAGEILVDADTRANAGVKIGDTVRVQKIDVDDATAVTLAGPSAFERTSVSRETIEEVVKSEIRNRPLRAGDRVRVERLGGAALVVSETKPSGVVRVTDATKVSVTATESKGASEAVRDAVKSMTGSDGEGSQGRATGVTYEDIGGLDNELDLVREMIELPLSEPEVFAHLGIEPPKGVLLHGPPGTGKTLIAKAVANEVDATFITISGPEVLSKYKGESEEKLREVFKEARERSPSIIFFDEIDSIASKRDDAGDVENRIVGQLLSLMDGLDARGDVVVIGATNRVDSLDPALRRGGRFDREIEIGVPNVAGRREILDVHTRQMPLADDVDIDRLASRTHGFVGADLESLAKEAAMTALRRSRRSGDGVSVADLTVTRGDFESAMASVEPSAMREYVAEQPTKGFEAVGGLDDVKRTLERAVTWPLTYAPLFEAAATDPPTGLLLYGPPGTGKTLLARAIAAESEVNFIHVAGPELLDRYVGESEKSVREVFDRARQAAPSILFFDEIDALATNRDSMGSDSGVTERVVSQLLTEMDNAADNPNLVVLAATNRRDALDPALLRPGRLETHVEVPAPDIEARRAILDVHVRDKPLSSDVDLNDVAAHMDGYTGADVAAVCREAALRAIQDVADAYEGTTANEHADEIRITRDHFNAALGSVSPTLS
- a CDS encoding DUF7128 family protein is translated as MVTTTKKDGETWFQCEECGMLFDVEVDAKAHEENCDTDSPSYLQ